In Sphaeramia orbicularis chromosome 3, fSphaOr1.1, whole genome shotgun sequence, a genomic segment contains:
- the gnpnat1 gene encoding glucosamine 6-phosphate N-acetyltransferase has protein sequence MLLDETPLFDPSLLQELDWSSNSVSFSPPISPSSPGEGLVIRPLCTADFNRGFFKVLSQLTQTGDVTPEQFTKKFEHMKKTGDYYVVVVEDTTLGQIVATATLITEHKFIHSCAKRGRVEEVVVSDVCRGKQLGKLLVSTLLLLSKKLDCYKITLECAPKNVAFYQKFGYKASDETYMQCRFFD, from the exons ATGCTGCTGGACGAGACTCCACTCTTTGACCCGTCTCTGCTTCAGGAGCTAGACTGGAGTAGCAATAGTGTTTCTTTCTCTCCTCCCATCTCCCCCTCCAGCCCCGGTGAGGGTCTGGTGATCAGGCCGCTCTGCACAGCCGACTTCAACCGGG GGTTTTTCAAGGTTTTATCTCAACTCACCCAGACTGGTGACGTCACACCAGAGCAATTTACAA AAAAGTTTGAGCACATGAAGAAAACAGGAGACTACTATGTTGTGGTGGTGGAGGACACAACTCTAGGACAGATTGTTGCCACGGCAACATTGATCACAGAACATAAATTCATCCACTCCTGTGCTAAG AGAGGCCGAGTGGAGGAGGTCGTGGTCAGCGATGTGTGCAGAGGGAAGCAACTGGGGAAACT GTTAGTTTCAACTCTTCTTCTGCTCAGCAAAAAACTTGATTGCTACAAAATCACACTGGAATGTGCACCCAAAAATGTGGCTTTCTACCAGAAGTTTGGCTACAAAGCTTCAGATGAGACCTACATGCAGTGCAGATTCTTTGACTGA